A single window of Anomaloglossus baeobatrachus isolate aAnoBae1 chromosome 9, aAnoBae1.hap1, whole genome shotgun sequence DNA harbors:
- the LOC142251654 gene encoding beta-1,4-galactosyltransferase galt-1-like isoform X2 yields the protein MHRYKRRILLCVSLAITFGFLLVILRRKDLITPSVEERSEYSCCDANRSTDTITALEGNRTFIISPYYDNRDSKNPSMVRILSIIHHQEVKELYCYFCCSSDNRVKVSRALIDMHSDRFGFPYVTTDLLCEEPPGCHAQYLSVHTSPSEEMTQLPLLQNREVEPFSANFKVYISTMFGNYGNVLQFIQTIEMYQILGAQRVMIYLNHFSPQIEKALLYYIARGIVEVVDWPIERYLKPGNAWHYSLDPKDIGYYGQLATLNDCIYRNMYRTKFVLLNDIDEIILPFSHTSWDTMMKSLQQQKPNVSIFLFENHIFPQTALINVSFSNTLSWKDVPGYNILQYVQREPDRPNYFNARKMIVDPRKVIQTSVHSILKGYGGHVEVSLETALVYHCRGPIQRDLPKTSLIEDKTIWKHNASLIRNVNKVLGEIY from the coding sequence AtgcacagatacaagaggaggaTCTTATTATGTGTCTCATTAGCAATAACTTTTGGCTTTTTGCTTGTTATTTTGAGGAGGAAAGATCTGATCACTCCATCTGTGGAAGAAAGGTCTGAGTACTCATGTTGTGATGCCAATCGGAGCACAGATACCATTACAGCCCTGGAAGGCAACCGGACGTTCATCATATCACCATACTATGACAACAGAGATAGCAAAAACCCTTCAATGGTGCGGATCCTCAGCATTATCCACCATCAAGAGGTGAAGGAGCTGTACTGCTACTTCTGCTGCTCGAGTGACAACCGTGTCAAGGTCTCCAGGGCGCTCATAGATATGCACAGTGACCGCTTTGGCTTTCCCTATGTCACAACGGACCTTCTATGTGAGGAGCCACCAGGCTGCCATGCTCAGTATTTATCAGTCCACACCTCCCCTTCAGAAGAAATGACACAACTACCTCTACTCCAAAACCGAGAGGTTGAACCATTTTCGGCCAATTTTAAGGTCTACATTTCCACCATGTTTGGGAATTACGGTAATGTCTTACAGTTCATTCAGACTATAGAGATGTACCAGATCCTGGGGGCACAACGGGTCATGATCTACCTTAACCATTTCAGCCCACAAATAGAAAAAGCTTTACTGTATTATATTGCAAGAGGAATCGTAGAGGTGGTAGATTGGCCGATCGAGCGTTATCTCAAGCCTGGCAACGCATGGCACTATTCATTAGACCCCAAAGATATAGGCTATTACGGTCAGCTGGCAACACTCAATGACTGTATTTATAGGAATATGTACCGGACTAAATTTGTGCTACTTAATGATATTGATGAGATCATTTTACCGTTCTCACACACGTCCTGGGACACCATGATGAAAAGCCTTCAACAACAGAAGCCGAACGTTAGCATTTTTCTCtttgaaaatcatatttttcctcAGACGGCGCTCATTAACGTAAGTTTCTCTAATACCTTGTCATGGAAGGACGTCCCGGGATATAACATTCTTCAGTATGTCCAACGGGAACCAGACAGACCAAATTATTTCAATGCTCGAAAGATGATTGTGGATCCCCGGAAGGTCATCCAAACGTCTGTTCACTCCATTTTGAAGGGTTATGGTGGCCACGTGGAAGTCTCATTGGAAACAGCCCTGGTTTACCACTGCAGAGGACCTATTCAGAGGGACTTACCAAAGACCTCATTAATAGAAGACAAGACTATATGGAAACACAATGCCTCTCTAATCAGAAATGTTAATAAAGTTCTGGGTGAAATATATTAA